The proteins below come from a single Plantactinospora sp. KBS50 genomic window:
- a CDS encoding DivIVA domain-containing protein, giving the protein MGQLLLILVAALTVAAVVFGVAVLVTGGDPGLAPAEPDGRSVPLPSGRPLQEGDVTDVRFDTALRGYRMAQVDEAMRRAAYDIGYKDELIGVLEAEVTALREGRTADADAFRQTRDAALRAATGETPGTDAEDVAADPAGADGADPVPVATPADGSETGTEPVAVAAPAGGDTATLNGESPGTAADPAEPVTSATPSDRYAGSAPDASSSEVTARSERA; this is encoded by the coding sequence ATGGGTCAGCTTTTGCTCATTCTGGTCGCGGCGCTGACCGTCGCGGCGGTGGTCTTCGGCGTGGCGGTGTTGGTGACCGGCGGCGATCCCGGCCTGGCGCCGGCCGAGCCGGACGGCCGTTCCGTTCCGCTGCCGTCCGGTCGTCCCCTCCAGGAGGGCGACGTGACCGACGTCCGTTTCGACACCGCCCTGCGGGGGTACCGGATGGCGCAGGTCGACGAGGCGATGCGGCGGGCGGCCTACGACATCGGCTACAAGGACGAGCTGATCGGCGTGCTTGAGGCGGAGGTCACCGCGTTGCGCGAGGGACGGACCGCCGACGCGGACGCCTTCCGGCAGACCCGGGACGCGGCGCTGCGGGCCGCGACGGGCGAAACGCCGGGCACCGACGCCGAGGACGTCGCCGCCGACCCGGCCGGCGCCGACGGCGCCGACCCGGTCCCGGTGGCGACGCCGGCCGACGGATCGGAGACCGGGACCGAACCCGTGGCCGTCGCCGCGCCCGCGGGCGGCGACACCGCGACCCTGAACGGCGAGTCGCCCGGTACGGCCGCCGACCCGGCCGAGCCGGTGACCTCGGCAACCCCGTCCGACCGGTATGCCGGCAGCGCGCCCGACGCCTCGTCGTCCGAGGTGACGGCGCGCTCGGAGCGGGCGTGA
- a CDS encoding DNA-3-methyladenine glycosylase I translates to MTDLVTGADGLPRCAWGASTPDYAAYHDGEWGRPVRDDDGLYERLCLEAFQSGLSWLTILRKREAFRRAFAGFRIEAVAGFGDADVQRLLGDAGIVRNRAKIEAAIANARAALDLPAGLTELLWGFAPAARSTRPARFAEVPAITPESTAMSRALKRSGFRFVGPTTAYALMQATGMVDDHLVGCHVSAAVRAVPA, encoded by the coding sequence GTGACTGATCTGGTGACGGGGGCGGACGGGCTGCCACGCTGTGCGTGGGGAGCCAGCACCCCCGACTACGCGGCCTATCACGACGGCGAGTGGGGCCGGCCGGTGCGCGACGACGACGGCCTCTACGAGCGGCTCTGCCTGGAGGCGTTCCAGTCCGGGCTCTCCTGGCTCACCATTCTGCGCAAGCGCGAGGCGTTCCGGCGGGCCTTCGCCGGCTTCCGGATCGAGGCCGTGGCCGGCTTCGGTGACGCGGACGTGCAGCGGCTGCTCGGCGACGCCGGCATCGTGCGCAACCGGGCCAAGATCGAGGCGGCGATCGCGAACGCCCGCGCGGCGCTCGACCTGCCCGCCGGGCTGACCGAGTTGCTGTGGGGCTTCGCTCCCGCGGCCCGCTCGACCCGGCCGGCCCGCTTCGCCGAGGTGCCGGCGATCACCCCCGAGTCCACCGCGATGTCCCGGGCGCTCAAGCGCTCCGGGTTCCGCTTCGTGGGTCCGACCACGGCGTACGCGTTGATGCAGGCGACCGGCATGGTCGATGACCACCTGGTCGGTTGCCACGTCTCCGCTGCCGTCCGGGCGGTGCCGGCGTGA
- a CDS encoding NADH-quinone oxidoreductase subunit A yields MTGYLGSYATLGLLLLAGAGVFVAAFAANRVLRPAAPADPPGKRVSYECGLDPVGEDWAQMQIRYYVFAYLYVLFAVEAVFLFPWAVIFDRPGFGAATVVEMAIFVAVLALGILYAWRKNVLRWS; encoded by the coding sequence ATGACCGGCTATCTCGGCTCGTACGCGACGCTCGGTCTCCTCCTGCTGGCCGGCGCCGGGGTGTTCGTGGCCGCCTTCGCGGCCAACCGCGTCCTGCGGCCGGCCGCCCCGGCCGATCCGCCCGGCAAGCGGGTGAGCTACGAGTGCGGGCTGGACCCGGTGGGCGAGGACTGGGCGCAGATGCAGATCCGCTACTACGTCTTCGCCTATCTGTACGTGCTGTTCGCAGTCGAGGCGGTCTTCCTCTTTCCCTGGGCGGTGATCTTCGATCGGCCGGGCTTCGGCGCGGCGACCGTGGTGGAGATGGCGATCTTCGTGGCGGTCCTCGCGCTTGGCATTCTCTACGCTTGGCGGAAGAACGTTCTGCGCTGGTCGTGA
- a CDS encoding sterol desaturase family protein, which produces MRELPDVIAWSIPAFLLLIVLERISYLLHRDDDELGYGRADTATSLAMGLGSVGADILWKIPIAAAYAVLYTLTPARMPDAWWIWPLLLLGQDFCYYWSHRSHHVVRVLWASHVVHHSSQRFNLSTALRQPWTGLTSWLFYLPLILLGVHPAVLAFLGSVNLLYQFWIHTERIDRLPRAVEAVLNTPSHHRVHHASQGSYLDRNFGGILIVWDRMFGTFAPERERCVYGLTTNIGTYNPIRVAFHEYVAIGRDLRAASGWRQRLGHLFRPPGWQPAAGYPIGTPGDPSTATAGDPGTAVPALTAAAPAPPAAPAAATRR; this is translated from the coding sequence ATGCGCGAACTACCGGACGTCATCGCCTGGTCGATCCCGGCGTTCCTCCTGCTGATCGTGCTGGAACGGATCTCGTACCTGCTGCACCGGGACGACGACGAACTCGGCTACGGGCGCGCGGACACGGCGACCAGCCTGGCCATGGGACTGGGCAGCGTCGGGGCCGACATCCTGTGGAAGATCCCGATCGCCGCGGCCTACGCCGTGCTCTACACGCTCACCCCGGCGCGGATGCCGGACGCCTGGTGGATCTGGCCGCTGCTGCTGCTCGGCCAGGACTTCTGCTACTACTGGTCGCACCGCAGCCACCACGTCGTCCGCGTGCTCTGGGCCAGCCACGTCGTGCACCACTCCTCGCAGCGGTTCAACCTGTCGACCGCGCTGCGCCAGCCGTGGACCGGGCTGACCTCGTGGCTGTTCTACCTGCCGCTGATCCTGCTCGGGGTGCACCCCGCGGTGCTGGCCTTCCTCGGCTCGGTGAACCTGCTGTACCAGTTCTGGATCCACACCGAACGCATCGACCGGTTGCCCCGGGCCGTCGAGGCCGTGCTGAACACGCCCTCGCACCACCGGGTGCACCACGCCTCGCAGGGCAGCTACCTGGACCGCAACTTCGGCGGCATCCTCATCGTCTGGGACCGGATGTTCGGCACCTTCGCACCGGAGCGGGAGCGCTGCGTGTACGGGCTGACCACGAACATCGGCACCTACAACCCGATCCGGGTCGCCTTCCACGAGTACGTCGCCATCGGGCGGGACCTGCGGGCGGCCAGCGGCTGGCGGCAGCGACTCGGCCACCTGTTCCGGCCGCCGGGCTGGCAGCCGGCCGCCGGTTACCCGATCGGGACGCCCGGCGACCCGAGCACCGCGACGGCCGGCGACCCGGGCACCGCGGTGCCCGCGCTCACGGCAGCCGCCCCTGCTCCACCAGCCGCGCCAGCCGCCGCAACGCGCCGGTGA
- a CDS encoding SRPBCC family protein: protein MRAAARPGAGEVTATVIVAAPAERVFAAFTAWDRQGEWIPFTRVRVVEGDGGEGSRIEAVTSIGPAVLRDEMRVVRVDPPYEVRVVHTGALLRGPGVLRCTQMDRDRTQVVWHEWFHLPGGAAGRVAWPVLWPGSKFGLTGALRRLARLVEQGRLP from the coding sequence TTGCGCGCCGCGGCCCGCCCCGGGGCCGGCGAGGTGACGGCCACGGTGATCGTGGCCGCCCCGGCGGAGCGGGTCTTCGCGGCGTTCACCGCCTGGGACCGGCAGGGGGAGTGGATCCCGTTCACCCGGGTGCGGGTGGTCGAGGGCGACGGCGGCGAGGGCAGCCGGATCGAGGCCGTCACCAGCATCGGCCCGGCCGTGCTCCGGGACGAGATGCGGGTGGTCCGGGTGGACCCGCCGTACGAGGTGCGGGTGGTGCACACCGGTGCGTTGCTGCGCGGGCCGGGTGTGTTGCGCTGCACCCAGATGGACCGGGACCGCACCCAGGTGGTCTGGCACGAGTGGTTTCACCTGCCGGGCGGCGCCGCCGGGCGGGTGGCCTGGCCGGTGCTGTGGCCCGGCTCGAAGTTCGGCCTCACCGGCGCGTTGCGGCGGCTGGCGCGGCTGGTGGAGCAGGGGCGGCTGCCGTGA